A window from Megalobrama amblycephala isolate DHTTF-2021 linkage group LG9, ASM1881202v1, whole genome shotgun sequence encodes these proteins:
- the heyl gene encoding hairy/enhancer-of-split related with YRPW motif-like protein, translated as MKRPHDYSSPDSDTDELIDVGQEDSYCPVTGSMSPGSTSQILARKKRRGIIEKRRRDRINHSLSELRRLVPSAFEKQGSSKLEKAEILQMTVDHLKLLHAMGGKGYFDARALAVDYRTLGFRECVGEVVRYLSSLEGVESSDPIGARLVSHLSHCASELDPLLQSHATLPFPPWPWPSFPQLAAASSPVSSNPFPPNARRDLAPHTTATLLGYPSPALRVGSLSTQGALMNPALTPVRRLPSIPGHPHRLQQHSPDGPTIPSSSSSSSNSSTPQISFRPFAPLGSPAPGRRGLSTSSKSAQAWGTEIGAF; from the exons ATGAAGAGACCTCATGACTACAGTTCCCCAGACTCGGACACGGACGAACTGATCGATGTCGGACAGGAGGACAGCTACTG CCCTGTCACTGGGTCCATGTCTCCAGGCAGTACCTCACAGATCCTGGCGCGCAAGAAGAGAAGAGGG ATAATTGAGAAGAGGCGCAGGGACAGGATCAACCACAGTCTGTCAGAGCTCAGGAGACTCGTACCCAGTGCCTTTGAAAAACAG GGCTCCTCTAAACTGGAGAAGGCTGAGATCCTTCAGATGACAGTGGATCATCTGAAACTGCTTCATGCCATGGGCGGCAAAG GCTACTTTGATGCTCGTGCTCTGGCAGTGGACTACAGGACTTTGGGCTTTCGGGAGTGCGTTGGAGAGGTGGTGAGATACCTCAGCTCTCTGGAGGGGGTTGAATCCTCAGACCCCATTGGCGCACGCCTCGTGTCCCACCTCAGCCACTGCGCCAGTGAGCTGGACCCTCTCCTCCAGAGCCATGCCACTCTGCCTTTTCCTCCCTGGCCCTGGCCTTCCTTCCCTCAGCTAGCAGCCGCCTCATCTCCAGTCTCGTCTAACCCTTTTCCCCCAAATGCCCGCCGGGATCTGGCCCCCCATACCACCGCCACCTTGCTGGGCTACCCTTCACCGGCCCTGCGAGTGGGATCTTTGAGCACCCAGGGAGCATTAATGAATCCGGCGCTGACCCCGGTGCGTCGACTGCCCTCAATCCCCGGCCATCCTCACAGACTTCAACAGCACTCACCTGATGGACCCACAATCCCATCATCCTCCTCATCTTCCTCCAACTCCTCCACTCCCCAGATTTCCTTCAGACCCTTTGCCCCTCTGGGGTCTCCAGCACCAGGTCGCAGGGGTTTGAGTACCTCCAGTAAGTCCGCACAGGCCTGGGGCACAGAAATTGGGGCGTTCTGA